From a single Sediminibacterium sp. KACHI17 genomic region:
- a CDS encoding PKD domain-containing protein, translated as MKKTILTIFLIGFLIPAFAGHIAGGEIYYSYLGVGNAGNSRYQITLRLFRDCNASGNNVAQLPGSVQIGIFNNTLPSTRFGNLVPVNRSGNIETLNLGSPDPCITGNVSVCYQLATYTFTAELPVTSAGYIIMYQTCCRTDAITNIVKEQITATTFGEGATYTCTIPGTNSLGSGTNSSPVFALKDTTLVCQNSPFSIDFSATDPDQGDSLSYSLCAAYNRGNTTNANDVNYSNPPFGFVGYTNGFSGSNPLGPTATINPVTGIISGIAPVNGYYVVNVCITEWRNGIAISEHRKDFTLRVSDCSLTGASLKPSYITCNGFTMNFQNESASSNITSYLWDFGENRPNSNSTNPTPTHTYADTGTYVLKLTVTSSGGCKDSATAQVKVYPGFVPNFNVQGTCYLNSFNFTDATTTQYGVVNSWRWDLGDLTTTADTSRRKDTVWKYATPQTVQVKLVATNSKGCIDSITKPIIIRDKPLVNLAFRDTLICSIDTLTLRSTIGNGTVTWTTDRPASLARMLNINTPNPIVYPVDTTRYFITINDNGCINTDTVTVNVLDFIDVELGMDTSICRTDQFTLSPVSDALSYQWTTSTGVTIPGNTKYPMVQPLVNTMYYVTANLGYCQDRDSVFVKVAPYPQVAVRSDTTICFGDRVQLGGAIVGADFNWSPSSSLINANTLFPTAGPSKTTQYILTAIDTLGCNKPVRDTVTIFVTQPLTAYAGRDTFAVAGRPVQLLAEGGINYLWNPITGLDDPTSATPILTLPETIDSIRYIVRAIGAGGCYDEDDVIVRVFKTGPDLFVPSAFTPNGDGKNDVIRPVGVGIATLQYFRIYNRWGQLLFSTSQTGKGWDGVFNGIAQPPGTYVFEAVGTDQLGNRVYKKGTIVLIR; from the coding sequence ATGAAAAAGACGATACTCACCATATTTTTAATCGGCTTCCTGATCCCGGCTTTTGCAGGACATATTGCAGGTGGGGAAATTTATTACAGTTATCTAGGAGTAGGTAACGCAGGCAATTCACGATATCAGATCACACTTCGTTTATTTCGAGATTGTAATGCCTCCGGTAATAACGTAGCACAACTTCCGGGTTCTGTTCAGATCGGTATATTTAACAACACACTACCTTCCACTCGTTTTGGGAATCTGGTACCTGTCAATAGATCCGGCAATATTGAAACACTTAACTTAGGTAGTCCTGATCCTTGTATTACCGGTAATGTATCGGTATGTTATCAATTAGCGACTTATACTTTTACTGCTGAATTACCGGTTACTTCAGCAGGTTATATTATCATGTATCAAACATGTTGCAGAACAGATGCCATTACTAATATTGTTAAAGAACAAATCACTGCAACCACCTTTGGAGAAGGCGCTACATACACCTGTACTATTCCGGGAACTAACTCATTAGGTTCCGGAACAAATTCCAGTCCTGTTTTCGCTTTAAAAGACACAACGCTCGTTTGTCAGAACTCTCCTTTTAGTATTGATTTTAGTGCAACTGATCCTGATCAGGGTGATTCACTTTCATATAGCTTATGTGCAGCATACAATAGAGGAAATACGACCAATGCCAATGATGTCAATTATTCAAACCCGCCATTTGGTTTTGTGGGATATACAAATGGGTTTTCCGGTAGTAATCCTCTTGGTCCAACAGCCACAATTAATCCTGTCACCGGTATCATTTCAGGTATTGCTCCTGTTAATGGCTACTATGTAGTAAACGTATGTATCACTGAATGGCGCAATGGAATAGCGATCTCCGAGCATCGAAAAGATTTTACATTACGGGTATCAGATTGTTCGCTCACAGGGGCTAGTCTAAAACCTAGTTATATTACTTGTAATGGATTCACGATGAATTTTCAGAATGAATCTGCCAGTTCAAATATCACAAGCTATCTCTGGGACTTTGGTGAGAATAGACCAAACTCGAACTCAACGAATCCCACACCCACACATACTTATGCAGATACCGGAACCTATGTGCTGAAACTTACTGTTACCAGTTCAGGAGGATGTAAAGATTCTGCAACTGCTCAGGTAAAAGTATATCCTGGTTTTGTACCAAACTTCAATGTACAAGGCACTTGCTATCTCAATAGTTTTAATTTCACAGATGCAACAACAACACAGTATGGTGTTGTGAATAGTTGGCGTTGGGATTTGGGAGACCTTACTACAACAGCTGACACATCAAGAAGAAAAGACACCGTTTGGAAATATGCAACGCCACAAACTGTTCAGGTAAAATTGGTAGCAACGAATAGTAAAGGTTGTATCGATTCCATCACAAAGCCCATCATCATCCGCGATAAACCACTCGTTAATCTTGCATTTCGAGATACACTGATCTGTAGTATTGACACACTTACTTTACGAAGCACGATCGGAAACGGAACCGTTACATGGACCACCGACAGACCCGCGAGTTTGGCTCGGATGTTGAACATCAATACACCCAATCCCATCGTATACCCTGTTGATACCACCCGATACTTTATCACCATCAATGATAATGGTTGTATCAATACCGATACCGTCACCGTGAATGTTTTGGATTTCATTGATGTTGAATTAGGAATGGATACGAGTATCTGTCGCACCGACCAATTCACTTTGAGTCCGGTCAGTGACGCCCTGAGTTATCAATGGACCACTTCTACCGGAGTTACCATTCCCGGTAATACAAAATATCCGATGGTCCAACCGTTGGTGAATACCATGTATTATGTAACTGCGAATTTGGGTTATTGTCAGGATAGAGATTCTGTATTTGTGAAAGTTGCTCCTTATCCTCAGGTAGCTGTCCGTAGTGACACAACCATTTGTTTTGGAGATCGTGTACAATTAGGAGGGGCTATTGTAGGTGCAGATTTTAACTGGTCGCCATCTTCCTCTTTGATCAATGCCAATACTTTATTCCCGACCGCTGGTCCATCAAAGACCACACAATATATTCTCACAGCAATCGATACTTTAGGTTGTAACAAACCGGTTCGAGATACTGTGACCATCTTTGTTACACAGCCCCTCACTGCCTATGCAGGTAGAGATACTTTTGCTGTTGCCGGAAGACCTGTACAATTACTGGCTGAAGGCGGAATCAATTATTTATGGAATCCCATCACTGGATTAGATGATCCCACCAGTGCCACACCAATATTGACACTCCCGGAAACAATAGATTCGATCCGTTATATTGTTCGTGCGATCGGTGCAGGTGGTTGTTACGATGAAGACGATGTGATCGTTCGTGTGTTTAAAACAGGACCGGATCTATTTGTACCCTCCGCCTTCACTCCGAATGGAGATGGAAAGAACGATGTGATTCGACCCGTAGGTGTAGGCATTGCTACCTTACAATATTTCAGAATTTATAATCGCTGGGGACAATTATTATTCTCAACCAGTCAAACAGGAAAAGGTTGGGATGGTGTTTTCAATGGCATTGCTCAACCCCCGGGCACTTATGTATTTGAAGCAGTAGGAACAGATCAGTTAGGTAATCGTGTGTATAAAAAAGGTACGATCGTGTTGATCAGGTGA
- a CDS encoding PKD domain-containing protein has translation MFLLLCALPALSRHVAGGELYYEYLGSGNAPNTSNYRITLRLFRECSSSGPRLENERVNVGIYENSILFTELSLPIVGSVNTLKLRTDLFPCLVGDPEVCYEVAIYSNVIALPNNISGYLLTRLGCCRINQISNLANPVNVGSNYITRIPGTASLAEGQHNSSPQFRVKDTALVCTQKKFILDFGATDSDGDKLTYSFCEGFNAPAGSNAANFTIPKDLALDPLTYVFPYNGNQPLGDKVTIDAETGIISGIAPAGGQYVVSVCITEWRAGKPFTEHRKDFILKVDDCDLIEADLPPRIVKCDDNTVNFENGSTSSSITSYLWDFGVPGNMNNFSSSPTPVFTYADTGRYMARLTVKGPEGCEGTDSTEVLVYPGFKADFNSTGFCVQLPYQFTDASFAKYGTINTWKWNFGVDTTLADTAIIANPQYKYAGSLNASVKLIVESNKGCIDSVQKSVTIRDKPTINLPFRDTVICSIDSLLIPVTGTGNFTWLPNTHILGRNTNRPIVFPKDTTRYIVTMSDNGCTNTDTVTVNVVDYITVQVGPDTTICLSDPITLRTNTIASSFSWSPALTLNNASVKNPIATPTANTTYTVIGNLGRCQATDQITVRVAPYPQVNISTRDTIICYGSRLQLNASYTGTDFRWSPTNALLNASGMNPLAGPTRNMVYTLVVRDTLSGCPKSVRDSVRIQVVPNIIVKAGRDTMIVPDQLLALEATASSGSQFNWTPSIGLNNSMIYNPIVHLGEDIDSILYRVRVTDAGGCYGEDDILVKVFKSQPDILVPSGFTPNGDGKNDVLRPIAVGITELQYFRIYNRWGQLLFSTNQQGLGWDGRYNGILQGSGAYVYIAQGKDIYGKTVFRKGTAVLIR, from the coding sequence ATGTTTCTTCTACTATGCGCATTGCCCGCACTGTCCAGACATGTGGCGGGTGGAGAATTGTATTATGAATACCTGGGTTCTGGCAATGCTCCCAATACCAGTAATTATAGAATCACATTACGTCTCTTCAGAGAATGTTCTTCCTCCGGACCTCGTTTAGAAAACGAAAGGGTCAATGTAGGTATCTATGAGAATAGTATTTTATTCACAGAACTCTCTTTGCCGATCGTTGGTTCAGTGAATACACTTAAACTCCGAACAGATCTATTTCCTTGTTTAGTAGGTGATCCAGAAGTATGTTATGAAGTAGCGATCTATTCTAATGTTATTGCATTACCCAATAATATAAGCGGTTATTTGCTAACACGTTTAGGGTGTTGCCGTATTAACCAAATTTCAAATCTTGCGAATCCTGTGAATGTTGGTAGTAATTATATCACAAGAATTCCAGGTACCGCATCACTTGCTGAAGGACAACACAACAGTAGCCCTCAATTCCGCGTAAAGGATACGGCTTTGGTTTGCACACAAAAGAAATTTATACTTGATTTTGGAGCAACCGATTCAGATGGCGATAAATTGACCTATTCATTTTGTGAAGGGTTTAACGCACCTGCGGGTAGTAATGCTGCCAATTTTACTATCCCAAAAGACTTGGCCTTAGATCCCTTGACGTATGTGTTTCCTTACAATGGTAATCAGCCCTTGGGTGATAAAGTAACCATTGACGCGGAAACCGGTATCATTTCAGGTATTGCGCCAGCAGGTGGACAATATGTGGTAAGCGTTTGTATTACGGAATGGAGGGCAGGCAAACCATTTACAGAACATCGAAAAGATTTTATTTTAAAAGTGGATGACTGTGATCTGATCGAAGCAGATCTGCCGCCGAGAATTGTCAAATGTGATGACAATACGGTAAACTTTGAAAATGGTTCTACTTCGTCTTCCATTACTTCCTATTTGTGGGATTTTGGTGTTCCCGGAAACATGAATAATTTTTCTAGTTCCCCCACTCCTGTTTTTACATATGCAGATACAGGTAGATACATGGCACGATTAACAGTAAAAGGTCCTGAAGGATGTGAAGGAACAGATAGTACAGAAGTATTGGTATATCCCGGGTTTAAAGCTGACTTCAATAGTACAGGATTTTGTGTTCAATTACCTTATCAGTTTACAGATGCCAGTTTCGCCAAGTATGGTACGATCAATACATGGAAATGGAATTTCGGTGTAGATACTACGTTAGCAGATACCGCCATCATTGCCAATCCACAGTATAAGTATGCCGGAAGCTTGAACGCATCCGTAAAGTTGATTGTTGAAAGCAATAAGGGTTGTATCGACAGTGTTCAAAAATCAGTTACGATTCGTGATAAACCAACGATCAATTTACCTTTTCGGGATACGGTTATTTGTAGTATTGATAGTTTATTGATCCCTGTAACCGGTACCGGTAATTTCACTTGGCTACCCAATACCCATATTCTCGGAAGGAACACAAACCGACCAATCGTTTTTCCAAAAGATACTACCAGGTATATCGTAACCATGTCTGACAATGGCTGTACCAATACGGATACTGTTACGGTAAATGTAGTTGACTATATCACCGTACAAGTTGGACCTGATACAACGATATGCCTGAGCGATCCTATCACACTTCGAACAAATACAATTGCCAGTTCATTTTCATGGTCGCCTGCATTAACGCTTAACAATGCTTCTGTGAAGAATCCGATAGCAACGCCAACAGCGAATACTACTTACACTGTAATCGGCAATTTGGGTAGATGTCAGGCTACGGATCAGATCACTGTGAGGGTTGCACCTTATCCGCAAGTCAATATCTCCACACGTGATACTATTATTTGCTACGGAAGCCGGCTACAGTTAAATGCAAGTTATACCGGAACAGATTTTCGTTGGTCACCTACGAATGCATTATTGAATGCAAGCGGCATGAATCCTTTGGCTGGCCCTACGCGCAATATGGTTTATACACTTGTAGTGAGAGATACTCTATCCGGATGTCCAAAATCTGTTCGGGACTCAGTTCGGATACAAGTGGTTCCGAATATTATTGTAAAGGCCGGAAGAGATACGATGATCGTTCCGGATCAGTTATTGGCATTAGAAGCAACCGCATCGAGTGGATCTCAGTTTAACTGGACACCCTCCATCGGCTTAAACAATTCGATGATCTATAACCCGATCGTACATTTGGGAGAAGATATCGATTCGATATTGTATCGTGTTCGGGTTACGGATGCTGGAGGATGTTATGGTGAAGATGATATTCTCGTAAAAGTATTCAAGAGTCAGCCGGATATCCTTGTACCAAGCGGATTCACTCCCAATGGAGATGGTAAAAATGATGTTTTAAGACCCATTGCCGTAGGCATAACCGAACTCCAATATTTTAGGATCTATAACCGATGGGGGCAATTACTCTTCTCAACCAATCAACAAGGATTGGGATGGGATGGCAGGTATAATGGTATTCTCCAAGGTTCCGGTGCCTATGTCTATATCGCACAAGGAAAAGACATTTATGGAAAAACAGTATTTCGTAAAGGCACGGCGGTATTGATTCGGTGA
- a CDS encoding alpha/beta hydrolase: MFNQCSWSDGTIHYQVVGKGTPVILLHGFGEDSSIWGAQITYLEKKCMLIIPGLPGTGSSEWTSTQDISAHSNAVDPSRFTIDKLADAVHAMLENEHIDRCFMLGHSMGGYITLAFAEKYPEQLLGFGLIHSTAFADSEEKKNVRLRGIEMMHIYGGFAFLKNTIPNLFGDRCKKDNPEIIEQLIQKSASLTTSSLQAYYYAMMQRPDRTAVLQGNPLPILFVLGTEDVAAPLNDVLQQTHLPLISYIHVLEGIGHMGMLESTERINQYIDAFIHQS; encoded by the coding sequence ATGTTCAATCAGTGTAGTTGGTCAGATGGAACCATTCATTATCAAGTAGTCGGAAAAGGTACTCCGGTTATATTGCTACATGGTTTCGGAGAGGACAGTAGTATCTGGGGTGCGCAAATCACATACTTAGAAAAAAAATGTATGCTGATCATTCCTGGTTTACCAGGTACCGGATCTTCAGAATGGACAAGCACTCAGGATATTTCAGCTCACTCAAATGCTGTTGACCCATCACGATTCACGATTGACAAGCTTGCAGATGCCGTTCATGCCATGCTTGAAAATGAACATATTGACCGATGTTTCATGCTCGGTCATAGCATGGGTGGGTATATCACATTGGCTTTTGCAGAAAAATATCCTGAGCAATTACTTGGCTTTGGATTGATCCATTCTACTGCATTTGCTGACAGTGAAGAGAAAAAAAATGTTCGGTTGCGAGGTATTGAAATGATGCACATTTATGGCGGATTCGCATTCTTAAAAAATACGATCCCGAATTTGTTTGGCGACCGGTGTAAAAAAGATAATCCGGAAATCATAGAGCAGTTGATCCAAAAATCAGCATCACTCACCACTTCTTCTTTACAGGCATACTATTATGCCATGATGCAAAGACCCGATCGAACAGCCGTTTTACAAGGCAACCCCTTGCCTATTTTGTTCGTTCTTGGAACAGAAGATGTAGCTGCCCCCTTAAACGATGTGTTACAGCAAACGCATCTTCCTCTAATCTCGTATATTCATGTACTGGAAGGAATTGGTCATATGGGTATGTTAGAATCAACAGAGAGGATCAATCAATATATCGATGCATTCATACATCAATCGTAA
- the lnt gene encoding apolipoprotein N-acyltransferase, with protein MKTPSLYLIILSGLLLYIAWPASSLMPLIFIAWIPLLMVADRNMTASRFFGSTFLTTLIWNTGTTWWMWNSTDVGTIAAIMFNSMLMTFPWWGYFHLKKKGKRIGYISLISFWMCFEYIHHNWQLSWPWLSLGNVFAMYPDSIQWYEFTGVQGGTLWVLIGNVFLYETILSFQQKVNVKKNVLISITILIIPVMLSIFIKPKIEENTAKQNIVIVQPNVDPYGKFNAGSTSEQINSLLQLTEQNIDSNTALVLWPETAMSDAEWQDNVLYNGYYQPVFAFSKKHPAISLVSGIETYKNYGYEKQTATARTTGSGTYYDAFNAAVHITNGLPIAFYNKSKLVPGVESLPTFLNFMAPVFEQFGGTTGGYGRSESATAFSTPQNPYSSAPIICYESVYGEYVGEYVKQGANILTIMTNDGWWGNTPGHRQHLHYAKLRAIETRKWVARSANTGISAVIDPLGEIKTSQPWNQKTAIKYPVPVVSGETFYVQWGDYLYKIASAISLLLILWKFTDRFRKK; from the coding sequence GTGAAAACACCTTCTTTATATCTCATCATATTATCAGGACTACTGCTGTACATAGCATGGCCTGCTTCTTCATTGATGCCATTGATATTTATTGCTTGGATACCATTATTGATGGTAGCAGATAGGAATATGACTGCCTCTCGTTTTTTTGGATCGACATTTCTCACAACACTCATCTGGAATACCGGCACTACCTGGTGGATGTGGAATTCAACGGATGTAGGAACCATCGCTGCTATCATGTTCAATAGTATGTTAATGACTTTTCCATGGTGGGGCTATTTTCATTTGAAGAAAAAAGGGAAACGCATCGGTTATATTTCTTTGATCAGTTTCTGGATGTGCTTTGAATATATACACCACAACTGGCAATTAAGCTGGCCTTGGTTATCATTAGGAAATGTATTCGCCATGTATCCTGATAGTATCCAATGGTATGAATTCACAGGTGTACAAGGTGGTACCTTATGGGTATTGATCGGCAATGTTTTTTTGTACGAAACTATTTTGTCTTTCCAACAAAAAGTCAATGTCAAAAAAAATGTGTTGATCAGTATCACTATACTCATCATACCTGTTATGCTATCGATATTCATCAAACCTAAGATCGAGGAAAATACCGCAAAACAAAATATTGTCATCGTACAACCCAATGTAGATCCTTATGGAAAATTCAATGCAGGATCTACCAGCGAACAGATCAATTCGTTATTACAATTAACAGAACAAAACATAGACAGTAATACTGCTTTGGTACTATGGCCTGAAACAGCCATGAGTGACGCTGAATGGCAGGACAATGTTTTATACAACGGCTATTATCAACCTGTTTTTGCGTTCAGTAAAAAACATCCAGCTATCAGTCTTGTTTCCGGGATTGAGACCTATAAAAATTATGGGTATGAAAAACAAACTGCAACAGCAAGAACAACAGGGAGTGGTACTTATTACGACGCTTTCAATGCAGCAGTACATATTACCAACGGGCTACCCATCGCATTCTACAACAAAAGCAAATTGGTACCCGGTGTTGAATCACTACCCACTTTTTTAAATTTCATGGCCCCTGTTTTTGAGCAATTTGGCGGAACAACCGGTGGATATGGAAGATCTGAAAGTGCTACTGCTTTCTCAACACCACAAAACCCTTATAGCAGTGCTCCCATTATTTGTTATGAAAGTGTGTATGGAGAATATGTGGGTGAATATGTGAAACAAGGAGCGAATATTCTCACCATCATGACCAATGATGGTTGGTGGGGAAATACGCCGGGGCATCGACAACATTTGCACTATGCAAAACTCCGTGCTATTGAAACAAGAAAATGGGTGGCCAGAAGTGCAAACACGGGCATCTCTGCAGTGATCGATCCACTTGGTGAGATCAAAACAAGCCAACCTTGGAATCAAAAAACGGCTATTAAATATCCAGTACCGGTGGTTAGCGGAGAAACTTTTTATGTGCAATGGGGTGATTATCTCTATAAAATTGCATCAGCGATCAGCTTGCTGTTGATCTTGTGGAAATTCACAGATAGATTCCGAAAAAAATAA
- the guaB gene encoding IMP dehydrogenase gives MATRKSSPSNTAAASRLFGEGLTFDDVLLMPAYSEILPREVDIRSQLTKAITLNVPILSAAMDTVTEAGLAIALAREGGLGILHKNMTIEKQAEQVRKVKRSESGMIIDPVTLLVDATIGDALKLMKENKIGGIPIIDGGQKLVGILTNRDLRFETDKKKKVKEVMTKENLITAPEGTDLKKAEKILRQYKIEKLPVVNKQGKLIGLITYRDIMQLSNFPNGVKDNLGRLLVGAALGITRDLMDRAAALQQVGVDVVTLDSAHGHSKGVIEALKALRKNFKNLQIIAGNVGTAAGAKALAEAGADAVKVGIGPGSICTTRIVAGAGVPQLTAIMEASHALKTKGTPIIADGGIRYTGDMVKALAAGANVVMMGSVFAGVQESPGDTIIYEGRKFKEYRGMGSLGAMSQGSGDRYFQDVEDDIKKFVPEGIEGRVAYKGSLSEIVYQYVGGLRAGMGYCGAKNIKALQQATFVKITNAGMKESHAHDIDITKEAPNYSRK, from the coding sequence ATGGCAACAAGAAAATCTTCTCCCAGCAACACTGCTGCTGCATCCAGGTTATTCGGTGAGGGACTTACCTTCGATGACGTTCTGTTGATGCCCGCTTACAGCGAAATACTTCCACGTGAAGTTGACATCCGTTCTCAGCTTACCAAAGCCATTACATTGAATGTTCCGATCCTTTCTGCTGCAATGGATACCGTAACAGAAGCAGGTTTGGCCATTGCATTGGCGCGTGAAGGCGGATTGGGTATTCTCCATAAAAACATGACGATCGAAAAGCAAGCCGAACAGGTGCGCAAGGTAAAACGCAGCGAAAGCGGCATGATCATCGATCCGGTTACCTTATTGGTTGACGCTACGATCGGTGACGCTTTAAAACTGATGAAGGAGAATAAGATCGGCGGTATTCCTATCATTGATGGTGGACAGAAACTAGTGGGTATTCTTACCAACAGAGACCTCCGTTTTGAAACAGATAAAAAGAAAAAGGTAAAAGAAGTGATGACGAAGGAAAATCTCATCACTGCCCCCGAAGGAACCGATCTGAAAAAAGCAGAAAAGATCTTACGTCAATATAAAATTGAAAAACTTCCTGTTGTCAATAAACAGGGAAAGCTCATTGGACTGATCACTTATCGTGATATCATGCAGCTGAGTAATTTCCCTAATGGTGTAAAAGATAATTTAGGCAGACTATTGGTCGGTGCTGCCTTAGGTATCACAAGGGATCTGATGGATCGTGCTGCAGCATTACAACAAGTTGGTGTTGATGTGGTAACACTTGATAGCGCACATGGTCATAGCAAAGGTGTTATCGAAGCATTGAAAGCACTGAGAAAAAATTTCAAAAACTTACAGATCATAGCAGGTAATGTGGGTACAGCCGCTGGAGCGAAAGCATTGGCAGAAGCGGGTGCCGACGCCGTTAAAGTAGGTATTGGTCCGGGATCTATTTGTACCACCCGTATCGTTGCCGGCGCGGGTGTTCCTCAGCTCACCGCAATTATGGAAGCAAGTCATGCCCTAAAAACAAAAGGTACACCCATCATCGCTGATGGTGGTATTCGTTATACAGGTGATATGGTCAAAGCTTTGGCAGCAGGTGCAAATGTTGTGATGATGGGTAGTGTATTTGCCGGTGTGCAGGAAAGTCCAGGTGACACCATCATCTACGAAGGCCGTAAATTCAAAGAATATCGCGGTATGGGAAGTTTGGGTGCAATGAGTCAAGGTAGCGGCGACCGTTATTTCCAGGATGTTGAAGATGATATCAAAAAATTTGTACCGGAAGGAATCGAAGGTCGTGTGGCATATAAAGGTAGTTTGAGTGAGATCGTTTATCAATACGTAGGTGGATTAAGAGCCGGTATGGGTTATTGCGGTGCAAAGAATATCAAAGCTTTACAGCAAGCCACTTTTGTAAAGATTACAAATGCGGGAATGAAAGAAAGTCATGCACACGATATTGATATTACCAAAGAAGCTCCGAACTATAGTCGGAAATAA
- the dprA gene encoding DNA-processing protein DprA produces the protein MITEETIYQLSLTRIPDIGSILTKQLIEYFGTASAIFKARKKELAAVEGIGEIRAAKIKKFTDHHLSEQELKKIAQHGLSILFITDQQYPQRLKNCADPPLILFFKGNRSLNTSRIISIIGSRNATDYGRMVTEQLIKTLQPYDVIIVSGLAHGIDAIAHRSALQHQLPTIGVMAHGFKTIYPHVHRSLAREMIDQGGLLTEFWFDALPDRHHFPQRNRIVAGISDATIVIETAIKGGSMITADLAFGYNRDVFAVPGRIYDHRSSGCLQLIAQNKATILTGPEQLVSALGWQEPKKKKNSQKKLFLECTPNEQIIVSILSTCEHMHVDELYLKSNLSSSAMASAILNLELQNIIIQLPGKRYQLS, from the coding sequence ATGATTACGGAAGAAACCATCTATCAATTATCCCTAACACGAATACCCGATATCGGCAGCATTCTCACCAAGCAACTGATCGAATATTTTGGAACCGCCTCTGCGATTTTCAAGGCCAGAAAAAAAGAGCTCGCAGCAGTAGAAGGCATTGGAGAAATAAGAGCTGCAAAGATCAAAAAATTCACAGATCATCATTTGTCTGAACAAGAACTGAAAAAGATAGCACAACATGGTCTTTCCATCCTTTTCATTACTGATCAGCAATATCCGCAACGACTTAAAAATTGTGCCGATCCTCCATTGATTCTTTTCTTCAAAGGCAATAGATCTTTGAACACATCCAGGATCATCAGCATCATCGGCAGCAGGAATGCAACCGACTATGGCAGAATGGTAACTGAACAACTGATCAAAACCTTACAACCTTATGATGTGATCATCGTAAGCGGATTGGCACACGGTATCGATGCCATTGCGCATCGATCAGCATTACAGCATCAACTTCCTACCATTGGTGTGATGGCACATGGTTTCAAAACTATATATCCGCATGTACACAGATCCCTTGCTAGAGAAATGATAGACCAAGGTGGGCTTCTCACAGAATTCTGGTTTGATGCATTACCTGACAGACATCATTTTCCCCAACGAAACAGGATCGTCGCGGGAATCTCTGATGCTACAATCGTGATAGAAACTGCTATAAAAGGCGGGAGTATGATCACTGCTGATCTTGCTTTTGGATACAACCGTGATGTATTTGCCGTGCCGGGTCGCATCTACGATCATCGCAGCAGTGGATGCTTGCAATTGATCGCTCAAAATAAAGCCACTATACTCACGGGCCCTGAGCAACTGGTCAGCGCATTGGGTTGGCAAGAACCAAAAAAGAAAAAAAATTCTCAAAAAAAACTATTCCTCGAATGCACACCCAATGAACAAATCATTGTATCCATCCTCTCCACTTGTGAACATATGCATGTGGACGAACTCTACCTCAAAAGCAACCTCAGCAGTTCAGCCATGGCTTCTGCGATTCTAAATCTTGAATTACAGAATATCATTATTCAACTGCCGGGGAAGAGATACCAATTGAGTTAG
- a CDS encoding GLPGLI family protein, translating to MRGTFFLFVLVVALQSDAQQLQLPFSVKYFSGSIRSTDSLLIKNVGKKNGLGLPNYEITILDTAALIRPYERERERAESMIGSGFRSHTIFVDLKNQYQYFQSEPIGLDKFLVQEKYRQTVYDLINDSISVLGYTCYKAVLKAKPGNQTNSVMWYAPSLPYPISHLGFSGLPGLVLASETYNGKSRAVLIATEIKTEKRTIVKPFKGKPVTQETFFKALETLRRN from the coding sequence ATGCGCGGTACGTTTTTTTTATTTGTTTTGGTTGTTGCCCTTCAATCGGATGCTCAGCAGCTGCAATTACCTTTTTCGGTCAAATATTTTTCTGGATCGATTCGATCAACTGATTCATTATTGATCAAAAATGTGGGTAAGAAAAATGGCTTGGGATTACCTAATTATGAAATTACCATACTTGACACAGCTGCATTGATCAGGCCTTATGAACGAGAACGAGAAAGGGCTGAAAGTATGATTGGATCTGGCTTTCGATCACATACCATATTCGTGGATTTGAAAAATCAATACCAATATTTTCAATCAGAGCCGATAGGTCTTGATAAATTTTTGGTGCAGGAAAAATATCGGCAAACAGTATATGATCTGATAAATGATTCCATCTCAGTTTTAGGATATACATGCTACAAAGCGGTTCTAAAGGCTAAACCCGGGAACCAGACTAATAGCGTAATGTGGTATGCACCTTCCTTGCCATATCCTATTTCTCATTTAGGTTTTAGCGGGTTGCCTGGTCTCGTACTTGCAAGTGAAACTTATAATGGAAAAAGTAGAGCTGTTTTAATAGCTACAGAAATCAAGACTGAGAAAAGAACGATCGTAAAGCCTTTCAAAGGAAAGCCGGTTACGCAGGAAACTTTTTTTAAAGCGCTAGAAACCTTAAGAAGAAACTG